The DNA region AGGTCGACGTCCAGTGGCAGGGCTTCGGCGTGGCCAAGAAGGTCGCCGACGTCGCCGAGACCTACGAGCTGAACATCGCGCCGCACAACCCGGCGTCCGAGCTCGCCAGCTTCCAGTCGGCACACCTGTGCGCCTCCGTCTCGAACGTCCGCATCATGGAGAGCGACCCCGAAGGCGTCCCCTGGCGCTTCGAGCTGTTCACCGAGCGCCCCGAGGTCATCCCACCACACCCGGCTGGGGCTGCGACCTCGTAGAAGACGCCGCCCGCAAGTACGCGTGGAATAAATAAAGGAGAATCCCCCCTTGAGGGATGACAGGGCCTGAAACTCAATCAACTGATCCCCTCTCCCTGGGTGAGAGGGTTAGGGTGAGGGCGAAGAGTCCGTCTCACCCTCAAACAAGGCAGGTACCACAATGAAAATCACCGCAATCGAAAACTTCGCAGTCAAAGGCCTCGGCGCAAACCCCTGGCTCTACTGCGCCATCCGCACCGACGAGGGCATCACCGGCTACTCCGAGTACGGCGTGGGCAACTTCGCCAAGGGCCTGCCCGCGCTCGTCGAGGACATCGGCGATACGCTGATAGGCAAGGACCCTCTCCCGGTCGACAAACTCTGGATGGACATGTACCGCAACACCCGCTCGTCGTCCGGCGGCGCGACCGCGATGGCCATAGCTGGCATCGAGCTTGCACTGTGGGACATCAAGGGCAAGTTCCACGGTGTGCCGGTGCATCGGTTGGTCGGCGGACCGCTCAGGGACAAGCAGCGAGTGTACTGGTCCCACCTGGCCACCTACAGGGCGAGGATGGCCGAGGAGTGGGGCGTCCCCAAGCTGAGCACCATGGAGGACGTCGCCGACTGCGCCCGCGAGGCTGTCGACGCGGGCTACACCGCGTTCAAGACCAACATCGTCTTCCCTGGCGAGAACCCGTCGGTCATCAACAACATGTTCGCCGGTGCGAACGACCAGAACACTCCAACCGACCTCGTTCGGCACACCGTCGAGCAGATCGGCACGATGCGTGACGCCGTCGGCCCCGACATCGACATCTGCCTGGACATCAACTACAACTTCAAGACTCAGGGTGCCATCGCCATCGGCAGGGCGCTGGAGCCGTTTGACCTGTTCTGGATGGAGATCGACAACCAGGACCCCGACGCGCTGCTGCAGCTCAAGATGGCGCAGCGAACACCGATCTGCACAGGCGAGCAGCTTCTAGGACTGCGCCAGTACCAGCCGTACTTCAGGAAGCACGCAATGGACACGGTCAAGGTCGACGTCCAGTGGCAGGGATTCTCACAGGCCAAGAAGGTCGCCGACCTCGCCGAGGTTTACGAGATGAACATCGCCCCACACAACTACAATTCGCACCTGTCCAGCTTCCAGAGCCTGAACCTGACCGCCGCCGTCTCCAACGTCCGTATCATGGAGAGCGACGCCGACTCCGCCGCCTGGCGCGACGAGCTGACCACAGATCTCCCCGAGATCGAAAACGGCTGGATGACCATCCCAACCCGCCCCGGCTGGGGCACCGACCTCAACGAAGAGGCCGCCCGCAAATACGCCTGGCAGGGATGATCGGCAGTCTAACTATGCCTGAGAATTGATCTCAGACTTCTCTTTCTCGACTCTCTGCACATGCTCACGGAGGGCGCGGTTGATGTCCGTCTGGTAGCCGCGCCCATCTTTGGCCTTGAACTTGAACCACGCCTCGACCTGTTCGGCCGGGACTCCGGGCAGGAACCTGTCGGTCACGCCTCCTACCGGTCTTGGACTGAGCCGTCGAAGCCGATTGGGGTGTTCAGCACTTTGGGGTTCTCGGGTTGGGACAGGGCAGCCTCGTTCAGCTCGATGCCGAGTCCGGGGCCATCCGGCACCGTCAGGTAGCCTTCGATCAGCTCAAGGGGATTAACCAGCAGGTCGCTCTTGGGAGGCACCGACTCGCCGGTGTACTCCTGGAGTGCGAAGTTCGGTATGCACGCGTCGAGCTGGACACACGCTGCCGTGCTGACAGGGGACAGCGGGTTATGCGGGATCACCTTGACGTGGTACGACTCGGCCATCGCCGCGACCTTCTTGCAGCCCGACAGCCCGCCGCACACGCACAGGTCCGGTCGCACGTACGACGCAGCCTTGGCTTCAAGGAGCTGCTGGTACTCGAATATCGTGGCGAAGCGCTCGCCGGTCGCGATAGGGATGTTGCAGTTTGCGGCGACGTCGCCCATGATCGCAGGACTGTCCGGCAGCATCGGGTCCTCGTAGAAGAACGGATTGAACTGCTCCAGCCTGCGGCCGAGCCAGATGCTCTCTGCCGGGTTCATCTGTCGGTGGATCTCGACGCAGATGTCCACGTCAGGCCCGACTGCCTCACGCACCGCTCCGACCCGGTTGACCGCCTCGTCGGCCCAGCCGCTGTAGGACTTGTGCAGGTGGAAGTTCCTGGGGAACGGCGAGAACCTGACGGCGGTGAATCCCTCGTTGGCGACCTTCAGCGCGTCCTGGGCTAGTCCCTCAGCGGTGTCGTTGTCCGACGGTGCGCGGACGTGCATGTAGCAGCGAACACGGTCACGGGTCTTGCCGCCCATGAGGTCGTAGATCGGAACGTCGAGGCGCTTGCCCTTGATGTCCCACAGCGCGACCCTGCACCACGGAGCCCATGAAGTGTGAGCTGCGATAGAGGTACTGATAGTGGTGCTCGATCTTGTTCGGGTCCTGGCCGAGCAGGTACGGCTCCATTGTCTCGACCATGGTCTTTGTCGGACGCTGCCAGCCGTGGACGCCGCCCTCACCGATGCCGACCGTGCCATCCTCGCAGTGGATCTTGATCAGCAGCCAGCGGTCCCACAGGAACGTCTCGACCTTTTCTATCTTCGTTGGCTTAGGCATTTTCTTTCTCCTAGTGCTGTCAGGTCAGTGCAGTACCGTCGTTCCGGCGGAGGCCGGAACCCAGAGGGGCAGGGATTGGATCTGGCCTGCTTACTCCAGGAATTCCAGTATCGACTCGTCGTACTCAGCGAGGCGTGTCACTTGTGCTACCAGGTCGGCAGACGCAATCCCCTCCAGGTCGGATGGGGCCACGCCGTCACGCAGCGCCTTGAGGGTATCGTAGGCAGCCTTGATGGTCGCCATGAACGGCCAGTGGCCCTGCAACGCGACCCGGACTCCCTGTGAGCCGAGATACGCCTTGTCGGTCAGATCGCCTGAGACTCCGCCGAGCAGGATCGGGATGTTCAATTCGGCGTTCAGAGCCTCAAGTTCTGCTGGTGTGCTGATGCCGGTCATGAAGACTGCATCTACGCCGACAGCCTCGTATGCCTTGGCGCGTCGTATGCCCTCATCGAGTCCCTCGATGGCAATCGCGCTCGACCTGCCTGCAACGACCAGCAACGGGTCCTGTCTGCCCGCAAGCGCGGCCTTCATCTTGCCGATACCCTCTTCGATGGGTATCAGGCTCTGTCCAGACTGGCCGAACGCCCTGGGCAGCAGCGTATCCTCGATGGTCAGCGCGGCGACCCCGGCGGTCTCCAGCTCCTCCACGGTGCGGCGCACATTGAGCGCGTTGCCGTAGCCGTGGTCGGCGTCGACCATCAGCGGCAGCGTTCCGGCTCGGCAGATGCGGTGAATCTGCTGGGCGAACTCGGTTAGGGTAAGCACGATGTAGTCCGGCGCGCCGAGCACCGTGGCCGACGCGATCGATCCGGCAAACATCATCACCTCGAACCCGAGGTCTTCGGCGATGCGGGCCGATATCGGATCGTACACCGACGCCGGATGAACACACGCGTCGCCCTCCAGGACCGCCCGGTAGGCTTCTCTTCGACCAGTAAGGTTCACGGCAACACTCCCATTTCAACTGGTTTTTCAGACGGAGCGTAGGTTAACACGGATGCGGCCTATGCTGAACTTGCGAGGTAGCTGGCGTAAGTCCCTTCTCCCCTGGCGGGAGAAGGTTAGGATGAGGGGGAGTCGGCATTCATCACCCTCACCCTAGCCCTCTCTCATCAAGGGAGAGGGGACGTGCAGATTCACATAGTGGCTGCAAGTTTGGAGAGCTTCGAGGAATCGCAGTGATCAAACGGCCCAGCGAATGCGAGACTCGCTGGGCCGTTATTTGGTCTGGGGGCGGTTTCGTTCTGGTCAGTCGGCGACTGCCTCGGCCTCAGTCTTCGTTTCCTCGAACGGCTTGCCGGTTGCGGGGTTGACCTCGAACGGGCTGGGCAGCTCAAGTTCATCAGCAATCTCGCGGACTGCGGGCAGTACGTATTCGCCCATCAGCCTGAGGCTGCGCATCTGGTCCTCGTGGGTCATCGCACCGTCGCCGTCCCAGAAGAACACGCTTCCGGGCCTGAGCGTTTCGAGTACGTGCCTGATCTTGGGAATAACCGTGTCCGGCGTGCCGGATACGACGGTGTAGTTCTCGACCTGGTCTTCGTAGGAGGTGCTGAGTATACCGCCGCGGTTGGCCGTCGCGGCGTCGCGGGTCGGAAGCACGCGCCTGCGGGAGGTCAGTCCCGGCAGTCCGAGCAGAGCGGGGTTCGCGGTGCCCTCGTTGCCTGCGAGGAACGGGTTGCTCGGTCCCTGGACGAACTTCCTGCCTACCTCGTCTGCAAGCTCCTCGGTCTCGTCAACGTGGACCTTCCACAGGTAGCCGATGTTCTGCGGGCCGGACTCGTAGCCCAACTCGGCGGCGGTGTCGTGGTAGATCTGGAATGCTTCCTGGGTCGGTCCGAGCTTGGTGGCAAGCATGATGTAAGGGATGCGGTTGGTAGCGGCCCACACGAGCGAGTCGCGGCTGACCACGCCGGGCAGCCAGATCGGGGGATGCGGGTCCTGGTAGGGCCGTACCCACGGGTTGACGTAGCGGTAGTTGAAGTGCTTGCCCTCCCACCGGAACGGGCCTGGTGTCGTCCACGCCTTGACGATGAAATCGTGCGCTTCCTGGAATCGCTCCCAGTTGTACGGCGGAGGCGAGTTGTGTGCAACGCTCTCGCGTCCGGTGCCGCGTACCCAGCCGGATACAAGCCTGCCGCGCGAGATCATGTCGATCATGGCAAGCTGCTCAACCAGCCACAGCGGGTCGTCCCAGATGGGCAGGATGTTGCCGAGCAGCACGATCTTGGCGCGTTCGGTGATCTTGGCGAGGATGGACGCCTCGACGTTCATCGCGCCGCCCATGCAGAAGGGTGTGCTGTGGTGCTCGTTGAGCATGATGCCGTCGAAGCCCATCTGCTCGGCATAGACGCGCTCGTCGAGGTAGCGGTTGTAGAGATCGGAGCCCACCTGTGGGTCATAGATCTCGTTGCTGAGGGTGAGGTCCTTGATCGGCAGGCCGGTCGCACCGAAGTACCCGGACTCGGGGTCCTGGTACGGTCTCTCCGTGAAATGACCTATGAACATCGGCGCCTCCTTCGATACGGCCGCATAATGCTGAGATGCGGCCAAGTCTATCGGGAAATCGGCACATGTGCAATTTTGGAGGAGTGAGTGGAGAGGAGTGAGGAGTTAGAGGCTCCCAATGCCTGGGGCAGATGTTCTCACCCTCACCCCAACCCTCTCCCGTCAAGGGAGAGGGGGTCTGTTGGTTGGGGTTCTGGGTCAGTAGTGGTAGTCGTTGGGGTCCCAGTTGATTTCGGGGAAACTACCATGGACCTCGCAGTCGGGGTCCTGACAGGCGGTGAATGACTTGAAGTACTCCTCGTCGATGGTGGCGGCGTATGGGTCGAAGTCCGGATGCTGACACTCGCCCATGAACTCGTACCGGGGGGAGTCGTAAATGTCCAACCAGTAGTCGATATCCCTTGCGACGTCGATCCGAGGATCGATCTCATAATCCGACTGCTGCTCGGGTCCGGCCAGGACTGCTGTGCTTGCAGCGGGGGCCGGTGTGACGGTCTGTGTCGGAGTGGATGGGACTCTCTGGTGTGTCTTGTGGGGCTGACGCCTTTTCGAGCTCGAGCCGGGTGGCTTGGGCAAGCTCCTGCTTGGGCTCTTGCCGTACGCGCGATTGAGGAGCTCTCTTGCTGCCGATACTCGGTGTCCGACGTGGCTGCCTTCGAACCTTCCCTCCATCACGTCGATGAGGAACATGCAGATGACACGCCCATCGTCGGTCCTTGCGTTGATGAGTGTTCTGAGTCCGGGGTCTATCTCAAGCCAGATCTTCTCGCCGCGCTCGTCAGATGGTGTATCGGGAGTGTTGTCGGCTATGAAGTCGTCGGCGTCCTCGTGTCCGTAGATGGTGAGGAGTCTGGCGGCTGTCAGCCTGTGGTTGATCTTGGTGCCGTCGAGGCGTCCTTCCAAGACGTCGATGAGGACGCGGGCGATGTTGTGGCCGTCGTTAGTGTTGTCTCTGATGTATTGGGGTAGGGACATGGGATCTTTGACTTAGAAACAGAACAAATATACTAATAGGAATGATAAGACGTGCGTGTGGCTACGTCAAGGGTCACTGTCTGAACTCTGATTTGTGTGATTATGTGATTTTCAGGATTTCCTGGGCTGTTGGCGTGGAGGTTATGTATCCGCGGCGATGGTAGAAGAGAGGGCTTTACTAGTTTCCAGTGTAGGAGGTCGTGTTCCTGTGATTCGAGACGAATCACCTTGATTGAGAGGAAGTATTAACGATATCATACACTGAACGCTACAGTGACAGGATAATTGCGTCATGCAGGTACAAGAACACGCCTAGACGGCTGAGGAATTTCTCGCGGTATCGGACCACGAGTTCATGGCTGGTGACAACCTCCAAGCATCCGAGAAGCTGTGGGGAGCGGCATCACACGCGGTTATGGCCGTAGCTCAAGCGGGGCTGGCGATTCACTAAGCATCGGGATCTGAAAGTAGCGGTTCGCAAGCTCGCAGGCGAGACGGGCGATGCATCTATGGTCTCCGACTTTGGAGTTGCCCAGAAATTCCATGCCAACTACTATCATGACTTCATAGAGGACTACGATTACGACGATGATCGCGCGGTTGTCCGAGACTTCATAAATCGGGTACTGACCCTGGTCGATTGAAACTGGAAACGGAACTCGCCTGTCGAGAAATACCCGAATACACCCCAGGGACTTCTCGCGGCGGCGGACCATGAGTTCATGGCCGGCAATCATCTGAAGGGGTCGGATTACACGTGGAGGGCCGCAGCTCGTGCGGTGACCGAGGCGGCTCTGCGGCG from Dehalococcoidia bacterium includes:
- a CDS encoding mandelate racemase/muconate lactonizing enzyme family protein, whose protein sequence is DINYNFKTEGAIRIAKALEPYNLFWIEHDNEDPEALAQLKASTSTILCSGEQHFSVREYLPYFELRAMDTVKVDVQWQGFGVAKKVADVAETYELNIAPHNPASELASFQSAHLCASVSNVRIMESDPEGVPWRFELFTERPEVIPPHPAGAATS
- a CDS encoding mandelate racemase/muconate lactonizing enzyme family protein, translating into MKITAIENFAVKGLGANPWLYCAIRTDEGITGYSEYGVGNFAKGLPALVEDIGDTLIGKDPLPVDKLWMDMYRNTRSSSGGATAMAIAGIELALWDIKGKFHGVPVHRLVGGPLRDKQRVYWSHLATYRARMAEEWGVPKLSTMEDVADCAREAVDAGYTAFKTNIVFPGENPSVINNMFAGANDQNTPTDLVRHTVEQIGTMRDAVGPDIDICLDINYNFKTQGAIAIGRALEPFDLFWMEIDNQDPDALLQLKMAQRTPICTGEQLLGLRQYQPYFRKHAMDTVKVDVQWQGFSQAKKVADLAEVYEMNIAPHNYNSHLSSFQSLNLTAAVSNVRIMESDADSAAWRDELTTDLPEIENGWMTIPTRPGWGTDLNEEAARKYAWQG
- a CDS encoding BrnA antitoxin family protein, whose translation is MTDRFLPGVPAEQVEAWFKFKAKDGRGYQTDINRALREHVQRVEKEKSEINSQA
- a CDS encoding mandelate racemase/muconate lactonizing enzyme family protein — encoded protein: MGGKTRDRVRCYMHVRAPSDNDTAEGLAQDALKVANEGFTAVRFSPFPRNFHLHKSYSGWADEAVNRVGAVREAVGPDVDICVEIHRQMNPAESIWLGRRLEQFNPFFYEDPMLPDSPAIMGDVAANCNIPIATGERFATIFEYQQLLEAKAASYVRPDLCVCGGLSGCKKVAAMAESYHVKVIPHNPLSPVSTAACVQLDACIPNFALQEYTGESVPPKSDLLVNPLELIEGYLTVPDGPGLGIELNEAALSQPENPKVLNTPIGFDGSVQDR
- a CDS encoding isocitrate lyase/PEP mutase family protein, whose product is MNLTGRREAYRAVLEGDACVHPASVYDPISARIAEDLGFEVMMFAGSIASATVLGAPDYIVLTLTEFAQQIHRICRAGTLPLMVDADHGYGNALNVRRTVEELETAGVAALTIEDTLLPRAFGQSGQSLIPIEEGIGKMKAALAGRQDPLLVVAGRSSAIAIEGLDEGIRRAKAYEAVGVDAVFMTGISTPAELEALNAELNIPILLGGVSGDLTDKAYLGSQGVRVALQGHWPFMATIKAAYDTLKALRDGVAPSDLEGIASADLVAQVTRLAEYDESILEFLE
- a CDS encoding LLM class flavin-dependent oxidoreductase, encoding MFIGHFTERPYQDPESGYFGATGLPIKDLTLSNEIYDPQVGSDLYNRYLDERVYAEQMGFDGIMLNEHHSTPFCMGGAMNVEASILAKITERAKIVLLGNILPIWDDPLWLVEQLAMIDMISRGRLVSGWVRGTGRESVAHNSPPPYNWERFQEAHDFIVKAWTTPGPFRWEGKHFNYRYVNPWVRPYQDPHPPIWLPGVVSRDSLVWAATNRIPYIMLATKLGPTQEAFQIYHDTAAELGYESGPQNIGYLWKVHVDETEELADEVGRKFVQGPSNPFLAGNEGTANPALLGLPGLTSRRRVLPTRDAATANRGGILSTSYEDQVENYTVVSGTPDTVIPKIRHVLETLRPGSVFFWDGDGAMTHEDQMRSLRLMGEYVLPAVREIADELELPSPFEVNPATGKPFEETKTEAEAVAD